A part of Capsicum annuum cultivar UCD-10X-F1 chromosome 6, UCD10Xv1.1, whole genome shotgun sequence genomic DNA contains:
- the LOC107875940 gene encoding NADPH-dependent aldehyde reductase-like protein, chloroplastic: MAAENFPLQDRVAIVTGSSRGIGKAIALHLASLGAKLVINYFSNSAQADEVVSQINSTSDHPRAIAVKANISDPDQVKSLFDAAESTFQSPVNILVNSAGVMDAKYPSILNTSLEDFDRTFDINTRGSFICCKEGAARIKQGGGGRIICLSTSLAAAFRPGFGAYTASKAAVEAMVKILAKELKGTGITANCVAPGPIATDMFFDGKTEEMINKAINECPHGRLGVSEDVAPVVGFLAGDASEWVNGQILRVNGGYV; the protein is encoded by the coding sequence ATGGCAGCAGAAAACTTCCCACTCCAAGATCGGGTAGCCATCGTTACCGGCTCTTCGCGAGGAATCGGCAAAGCAATTGCCCTTCACTTAGCCTCCCTTGGAGCTAAACTCGTCATCAACTACTTCTCCAATTCAGCTCAAGCCGACGAAGTCGTATCCCAAATCAACTCCACCTCCGATCACCCACGCGCCATCGCCGTCAAAGCCAATATCTCCGATCCAGATCAAGTCAAATCCCTCTTCGACGCAGCAGAATCAACCTTCCAATCTCCCGTCAACATACTCGTCAACTCCGCAGGCGTAATGGACGCAAAATACCCGTCAATCCTCAACACATCCCTCGAGGATTTCGACAGAACTTTCGATATAAACACACGTGGATCCTTCATCTGCTGCAAAGAAGGTGCTGCTAGAATCAAACAAGGCGGAGGAGGGAGGATCATATGCTTATCGACATCATTAGCAGCTGCATTTAGGCCTGGATTCGGTGCGTACACGGCGTCAAAAGCGGCGGTGGAAGCGATGGTGAAAATACTGGCGAAGGAACTGAAAGGAACGGGAATAACGGCAAATTGTGTGGCGCCGGGACCTATAGCGACGGATATGTTTTTCGATGGGAAAACGGAGGAGATGATAAACAAGGCGATTAATGAGTGTCCACATGGTAGACTTGGAGTGTCGGAGGATGTTGCTCCGGTGGTTGGTTTTTTGGCTGGTGATGCTTCTGAATGGGTTAATGGACAGATTCTTCGTGTTAATGGCGGATACGTTTGA